The genomic DNA TATCTGTAGTAGACAAATGCGAGCCAGTAAAAGCCTGGCTCGCATTTTTATTTTAATTTTGGCAGGATATTATGCAATAACAGAGAATATGCTAGAGAATATGCTATGAAAGTTATAGGTTTTCCCAACGAGAAAACCTTTCTGGAGTCAGGCGGATTTCCGGTGGCTAACTGTTAAATAGCAAGTATTAAAATTGAAGGAGTGTAGTAGAAGATGAAAGTCGTAATTACGATTATTGGTAAGGATCGCGTGGGTATTGTTGCTATGGCCAGTAATGTGCTGGCGGAAAATCAGGTAAATATTTTGGACATCAATCAAAACATTGTTGATGGCTTTTTTAATATGGTAATGATTGCGGAAACTGGTGAAAGCAAAGTCTCTCTCAAAGAATTGCAGGCTATTTTTGCGGAAAAAGGCAAGGAATTAGGTCTGGAAATTAAAGTGCAGCATGAAGATATTTTTCAAAGCATGCACCGCATTTAATGCAGTAATAAAGGATTAGTCACTATTGGAAGGAGTCTATTGATGTTAAGCATTAAAGATATTTTAGAAACGAACCGCATGATTAGTGAAAATAATCTTGATGTGCGGACGATAACCATGGGGATTAGCTTGCGCGATTGCGCTCATCCCGACTTAGATCGTTTTTGTCAAAATGTATATGAGAAAATTACGCGTCGAGCTGAACATTTAGTGCGCACAGGTGAAGAAATTGAAAGTGAATATGGCATTCCTATTATTAATAAACGGATCTCTATTACTCCGATAGCGATTGCTGCTGAAAGCTGCCGTACCGACAGCCTTGTCCCGGTAGCTCAAATTTTGGACAAGGCGGCTAAAGAAGTTGGAGTTAACTTTATCGGCGGGTTTTCCGCCTTGGTTGAAAAAGGCTATACCGAAGGCGATCGTCGCCTGATTGCATCCATTCCTGAAGCGCTGGCCTGTACGGATCGAGTGTGTTCGTCAGTGAATGTGGGTTCAACTAAGACAGGTATCAATATGGATGCTGTTCGAGAAATGGGAGAAATTATTGTGAAAGCGGCTGCCTTGACGGCGGATCGTGACGCTATTGGCTGCGCCAAATTGGTTGTATTTGCTAATGTGCCTCAAGATAATCCGTTTATGGCCGGCGCTTTTCATGGCGTTGGAGAGCCGGAAACCGTTATTAATGTTGGCGTTAGCGGTCCTGGCGTTGTGAAACGGGCTTTGGAGGATGTTAAAGGTCAAGATTTCAGCATGGTTGCGGAAACCATCAAAAAAACTGCTTTCAAAATCACCCGCGTAGGGCAATTGGTGGCGCAGGAAGCTTCCCGCCGCTTGGGCGTGCAATTTGGCATTGTAGATTTGTCTTTGGCGCCGACGCCGGCTGTGGGGGATAGTGTGGCTCATATTTTAGAAGAAATGGGTCTGGAAAGTTGTGGCGCTCCCGGTACGACAGCAGCCTTGGCATTACTGAATGATGCAGTTAAAAAAGGCGGTTTAATGGCTTCGTCCCATGTAGGCGGTTTGAGCGGCGCTTTTATTCCTGTTAGTGAAGATGCTGGCATGATCGCCGCCGTAGAACGCGGCGCGTTAACGCTGGAGAAACTGGAAGCGATGACTTGTGTTTGCTCCGTTGGTTTAGATATGATTGCTGTTCCAGGCGATACGCCGGCTTCTACGCTGGCGGCTATTATTGCAGATGAAGCGGCAATTGGTATGATTAACAATAAAACGACGGCTGTACGCATTATTCCTGTGCCTGGAAAAACGGTGGGCGATAGCGTAGAGTTTGGCGGTTTGTTAGGCTATAGTCCCATTCTGCCGGTAAACCGTTTCAGCTCTGTCGACTTTATCGCCAGGGGCGGGCGGATCCCCGCGCCTGTGCGCAGCTTGACCAACTGAGGCTTGGCATGAGAGTGACGAAAGCCGTCAAAGGGCAGATGCTGGAAGTGCTGGAACGAACCTATGGTCATATTGGGACGGCCCTTCATTATACGTCGCCTTTTGAATTGTTGGTGGCTGTGATTCTTTCAGCGCAGTGCACAGATGAACGTGTGAACATTACCACCGGGAGATTGTTTCTCAAAGCGAATACGCCGGAAGCTATCATAGCTTTAGGACTAGAAGCGTTGGAAGCAGAAATTAAGGATTGCGGTTTGTTCCGTGCGAAGGCCAAAAATATTTTGGCTATGAGCCAGCTGCTGTTAGAACGTCATCAAGGGCAAGTTCCAGATACCTTTGATGCTCTTCTGGCACTGCCTGGGGTGGGCCGAAAAACTGCTAATGTGATTTTAAGCGTTCTTTATAATGTTCCTGCCATTGCGGTGGATACGCATGTGTTTCGCGTCGCGAATCGGTTGCGTCTGGGAACCGGCGATACGCCGGAAGATGTAGAGATAGCGTTGCAGAAGGCTATTCCCAAAAAGGACTGGGCTGCGGCGCATCATTGGCTAATTTGGCATGGACGAAAAATTTGCAAGGCGCGCAAACCTTTATGCAGCGAGTGTCCCGTGCAGGATTTGTGCCCAAGTCTGCAACCATGAGCTTGACAACTAAAGGAGGGATTTTGACATGCATTTGCGTAAAGCGACATTTGGAGATGTAGAAGCCATCCATAAGCTTGTCAACGACTATGCACAGCAGGGAGTTATGCTGCCGCGCTCGCGCAACTCCATTTACGAAACCTTACGGGATGTGATTATTGCCGAAGAAGAAGGCCAACTGGTTGGTGTTGGAAGCCTGCATCTTTCATGGGATGCTTTGGCGGAGGTAAGAGCCTTAGCTATTGCGCCCGATTTTCAGCGGCAGGGCATCGGCAGACAGATCGTAGAGGCGTTACTTGTTGAAGGCCGGGCGTTGGGGGTAAAGACTTTTTTTACTTTGACCTATCAGCCTGAATTTTTCGGAACCATGGGCTTTTCCGAGGTTACCAAAGAGGAGCTGCCGCAGAAGGTGTGGAAAGAGTGCATTAATTGCCCGAAATTCCCTAACTGCGATGAAGTGGCCATGGTGAAGCGGGAGTAGAGAATATGCAACGCCGCCTGTTTTAGACAGGCGGCGTTGTTTTGGCAGAGAAGGTGTTTTCTTGCTTTATGAAGCCGGGTTTGTTGCATGGTTAGCAATGCTGGTTTGTGCTATTTTAAATGGTCTTTTTAGAGAGCAGCTGCTGCAAAAAGTTGTCGGCAAGGCAGCGCTTCCCTTGAGTGGTTTTAGTGGAGCGGTTCTTTTTACGTTTGTTGCTTATACTATGTTACTTCGGTTAGAGGCAAGCTATTCTGCGCAAGAGTATCTATTACTTGGCCTGTTTTGGTTTTTTCTTACCATTTTCTTTGAATGTGCGTTTGGACGCTGGGTTTTGAAAAAAACGTGGCGCCAGCTTGCAGGGGCTTATGATATAAGAACCGGAAACTTATGGAGCCTTCTGCTTCTCTATATATTGGTTCTGCCGTATGTTGTTTCGAAATTGTTATGGTGAAACGTTCTGCGGTAAAAAGGAAAACCAGTAAGTTGTAGAACCCTGCAAAATAAAAGAGGCCTTACGCTATTGCGTAAGGCCTCTTTTGTTTTTGCGCTTATTAGGCCCAGCCTTGGAGCATTTCCACGAGCTTTTGTACGTGAATCTGTTCTTCGGACTGCAATGCAGTGAAGATTTTACGAACTTCGGCGTTTTTGGTGCTTTGGGCAATTTGTTCATAAAGCTGTACAGATTCTTTTTCGCCTTGCAGGGCGATTTCCAAGATGGAGCTGACGGAGGTGCATTCTGCTACTTTTTGCGCTGCTTGGGCTTCGGCCGGGAAGGAAAGAGAAGTTCCTATTTTTTGAATGATCGCCGCCGTTTCAGCATCCAGTGCATCCGGCGCACTGCCGTTCTTTTGCGTTTGCACGGCAGTCAATATTTTCTTGACGCCTTCCAAGTGATTATTTGTCTGCCCGGAAAGAAGGAGCACTAAGTTGCGTTGGTCTTCATTTTCCATGCGGCGTGCGGCCTCCAGGTAAAACTGGGCGCCGCGCGCCTCTAATTCAATGGCAAAACGAATCGAGTCTAAATCAGTTAACAGGGGATTCATA from Anaeromusa acidaminophila DSM 3853 includes the following:
- a CDS encoding ACT domain-containing protein, which encodes MKVVITIIGKDRVGIVAMASNVLAENQVNILDINQNIVDGFFNMVMIAETGESKVSLKELQAIFAEKGKELGLEIKVQHEDIFQSMHRI
- a CDS encoding PFL family protein; translated protein: MLSIKDILETNRMISENNLDVRTITMGISLRDCAHPDLDRFCQNVYEKITRRAEHLVRTGEEIESEYGIPIINKRISITPIAIAAESCRTDSLVPVAQILDKAAKEVGVNFIGGFSALVEKGYTEGDRRLIASIPEALACTDRVCSSVNVGSTKTGINMDAVREMGEIIVKAAALTADRDAIGCAKLVVFANVPQDNPFMAGAFHGVGEPETVINVGVSGPGVVKRALEDVKGQDFSMVAETIKKTAFKITRVGQLVAQEASRRLGVQFGIVDLSLAPTPAVGDSVAHILEEMGLESCGAPGTTAALALLNDAVKKGGLMASSHVGGLSGAFIPVSEDAGMIAAVERGALTLEKLEAMTCVCSVGLDMIAVPGDTPASTLAAIIADEAAIGMINNKTTAVRIIPVPGKTVGDSVEFGGLLGYSPILPVNRFSSVDFIARGGRIPAPVRSLTN
- the nth gene encoding endonuclease III, with the translated sequence MRVTKAVKGQMLEVLERTYGHIGTALHYTSPFELLVAVILSAQCTDERVNITTGRLFLKANTPEAIIALGLEALEAEIKDCGLFRAKAKNILAMSQLLLERHQGQVPDTFDALLALPGVGRKTANVILSVLYNVPAIAVDTHVFRVANRLRLGTGDTPEDVEIALQKAIPKKDWAAAHHWLIWHGRKICKARKPLCSECPVQDLCPSLQP
- a CDS encoding N-acetyltransferase, which encodes MHLRKATFGDVEAIHKLVNDYAQQGVMLPRSRNSIYETLRDVIIAEEEGQLVGVGSLHLSWDALAEVRALAIAPDFQRQGIGRQIVEALLVEGRALGVKTFFTLTYQPEFFGTMGFSEVTKEELPQKVWKECINCPKFPNCDEVAMVKRE
- a CDS encoding ferritin family protein; its protein translation is MNPLLTDLDSIRFAIELEARGAQFYLEAARRMENEDQRNLVLLLSGQTNNHLEGVKKILTAVQTQKNGSAPDALDAETAAIIQKIGTSLSFPAEAQAAQKVAECTSVSSILEIALQGEKESVQLYEQIAQSTKNAEVRKIFTALQSEEQIHVQKLVEMLQGWA